Proteins from one Fragaria vesca subsp. vesca linkage group LG6, FraVesHawaii_1.0, whole genome shotgun sequence genomic window:
- the LOC101292520 gene encoding uncharacterized protein LOC101292520, producing MNGGPSGFHNAPVTRALVTSSALFTVFFGIQSRSSKLGLSYLDIFGKFRLWKLIVSVFAFSSTPELMFGLYLLYYFRVFERQIGPNKYSVFILYSVMASLLLEILAIACLKDPAVNLVTSGPYGLIFASFVPFFFDIPVSTRFRMFGVHFSDKSFIYLAGLQLLLSSWKRSVLPGICGILCGSLYHLNVFCIRKAKFPELIASFFSRLNLPTMGSLPAAPTRIVAGSVPSFTARQVERNYPSPMLSTTEPTEDSIATLVSMGFDRNSARQALVQARNDVIAATDILLEAQAH from the exons ATGAACGGCGGCCCATCCGGTTTCC ACAATGCTCCTGTCACCAGAGCCTTGGTTACCTCCAGCGCTCTCTTCACCGTCTTCTTCGGGATCCAGAGCCGTTCTTCCAAGCTCGGATTATCCTATCTC GATATTTTTGGCAAGTTTCGCCTCTGGAAGTTAATTGTGTCAGTTTTTGCCTTTTCTTCTACCCCAGAGCTCATGTTCGGACTCTATCTCCTTTACTACTTCAGGGTCTTTGAGAGACAGATTGGTCCCAATAAGTATTCG GTCTTTATCTTGTACTCTGTGATGGCATCGTTGCTGCTCGAGATTCTTGCTATAGCATGCCTTAAAG ATCCTGCAGTAAACCTAGTGACATCGGGACCCTATGGTCTTATATTTGCATCTTTTGTACCCTTTTTCTTTGACATTCCAGTTTCAACACGTTTTCGCATGTTTGGTGTGCACTTCTCAGACAAGTCATTTATATATCTAGCTGGTCTTCAG CTTCTTTTATCATCTTGGAAAAGATCGGTCTTACCAGGAATATGTGGCATCCTATGTGGTTCCTTATATCATCTGAATGTCTTCTGTATCCGCAAAGCAAAG TTCCCAGAACTCATTGCATCTTTCTTTTCACGACTTAACTTGCCAACTATGGGAAGTCTGCCAGCAGCACCAACTAGAATTGTTGCAGGAAGTGTACCATCATTCACAGCTCGGCAAGTGGAG AGAAATTATCCGTCTCCGATGTTGTCTACCACAGAGCCAACAGAGGACTCCATTGCTACCCTTGTGTCTATGGGTTTTGATAGGAACTCTGCCAGACAAGCACTAGTGCAAGCCAGAAATGATGTCATTGCGGCCACAGATATCCTTTTAGAAGCACAGGCTCACTGA